In one window of Ruminococcus hominis DNA:
- a CDS encoding type II restriction endonuclease, translating to MVYAKEIKYQICKRIVEKEISVEKASLECGASIGTIKKWVNLYEKDPDNAFKKKDIEGGVEKELQGTQGLINVVRGQFLLSEKQMSAEAYRRYVVNIGHELEPSDIENDADTILKELLFLELDYYKECTDKLLTNALPYYRKNIYGTLDDSYPNTRKLINELDEIYYEVKDEKITQEVFLEKVSSRMNPITHLISFSIYQSSKSRAGAAFENHLQKLLDICGIRNKSQQQEREGKTIIDFVIPSIEEAQRNPAHSASIECQTTLKDRFRLSSGKTITTDMNCFLATPTGVGIFTKKDNKDITVQKVSEIVYEDKMTLVVFPEVQERIKELLYKNIELLEKGTDIGKGFLGKKDICGILLNQIGTKIITFTQLFKRELPVINKYWEL from the coding sequence ATGGTGTATGCAAAAGAAATAAAATATCAAATTTGTAAAAGAATTGTTGAAAAAGAAATTTCTGTAGAAAAAGCGTCATTAGAGTGTGGAGCATCTATTGGAACTATAAAAAAATGGGTGAACTTATACGAGAAGGATCCTGATAATGCGTTTAAAAAGAAAGATATAGAAGGTGGTGTAGAGAAAGAATTGCAGGGAACACAAGGACTGATTAATGTTGTTCGTGGACAATTTTTGTTAAGTGAAAAACAAATGTCAGCAGAGGCATATAGGAGGTATGTTGTTAATATAGGACATGAGTTGGAACCTTCTGATATCGAAAATGATGCAGATACAATTTTAAAAGAATTGTTGTTCCTTGAGCTTGATTATTATAAAGAATGCACAGATAAGCTATTAACGAATGCCTTACCTTACTATAGAAAGAATATATATGGAACATTGGATGATAGTTATCCAAATACCAGAAAATTGATTAATGAACTAGATGAAATATACTATGAAGTTAAGGATGAAAAAATAACTCAAGAAGTTTTTCTTGAAAAGGTTTCTTCAAGGATGAATCCTATTACACATTTAATTTCGTTTTCGATTTATCAAAGTTCAAAATCAAGAGCTGGTGCTGCTTTCGAGAATCATTTACAAAAGTTGCTGGATATATGTGGAATACGGAATAAATCACAGCAACAAGAAAGGGAAGGTAAAACGATTATTGATTTTGTGATTCCATCAATTGAAGAAGCACAAAGGAATCCAGCTCATTCAGCAAGCATAGAATGTCAGACTACACTTAAAGACCGATTTAGATTATCATCAGGTAAAACCATAACAACGGATATGAATTGCTTTTTGGCAACGCCTACAGGCGTAGGGATTTTCACTAAGAAAGATAACAAAGATATAACCGTACAAAAAGTTTCTGAAATAGTATATGAAGATAAAATGACATTGGTGGTATTTCCAGAAGTTCAAGAGAGGATAAAAGAACTTTTATATAAGAATATCGAGTTGCTAGAAAAAGGTACGGATATAGGGAAAGGCTTTTT